A region from the Hydra vulgaris chromosome 08, alternate assembly HydraT2T_AEP genome encodes:
- the LOC136083020 gene encoding uncharacterized protein LOC136083020: MEENFIIEFLDENVALSDDDDSNNFNQKIESQYYTVIESSQYLQKNKNSFSILNINIRSLNKNFENLRFLLDELKHDFKIICLTETWCKRGETNAQFELINYSSVHQPRGFGVGGGVCIFVHNSISYNLRHDLCVNEKDFGDFNIDLINHASNNNVNNFINTLLQYNLIPSINKPTRVTNNSSTLLDNIITNNHLNNSLYTGIIKTDLSDHFPTFLVTNNILFNSILSQSIIFRRQINENSVKKFHNLLKDNVDWNLVLQSHDVNNAYDLFLNQFCKLYDKAFPEKKITVKTKTVLTPWMSNGLLKSSKRKQKLYDKYLKKKTYKNEMTYKNYKNIFEKIKRNSKKLYYAKLLSQATGNTKKTWSVIKEILGKNIYARNILPKKITIDKNTIYDKSIIAEKLNSFFTNTGPNLALKIPMNSTPFESYLKSYDKVMDEPNLKLIELQTAFFCLKTNKSAGFDKINVNVVKSVYNIIEPSLFHIFNLSL, from the exons ATGGAGGAAAACTTTATAATTGAATTTCTAGATGAAAATGTCGCACTCAGTGACGATGATGACTCTAAtaactttaatcaaaaaattgaaagccAATACTATACAGTTATTGAATCTTCTcaatatcttcaaaaaaataaaaatagtttttcaattttaaacattaatattcgaagtttaaataaaaattttgaaaatctaagGTTTTTGTTGGATGAATTAaaacacgattttaaaattatttgtctaaCGGAAACTTGGTGTAAGCGTGGTGAAACAAATGCCCAATTTGAACTAATTAATTACTCATCAGTTCATCAACCACGTGGTTTTGGTGTTGGTGGGGGTGTATGTATTTTTGTTCACAACTCAATTAGTTATAATTTACGTCACGATCTCTGTGTAAATGAAAAAGATT TTGGGGATTTTAACATAGACCTAATAAACCATGCttcaaataataatgttaacaattttattaatactcttcttcaatataatttaattccGTCAATAAACAAGCCAACGAGAGTGACTAACAACTCTTCTACACttcttgataatataataactaataatcaTCTTAATAACAGTCTTTACACAGGCATAATCAAAACTGACTTATCAGATCATTTCCCAACATTTCTAGTTActaacaatatattatttaacagtaTTCTTTCTCAATCCATTATATTTAggcgacagatcaatgaaaactcggtaaaaaaatttcataatcttttaaaagacaACGTTGATTGGAATTTGGTATTGCAGTCACATGACGTAAACAACGCATAtgatctatttttaaatcaattctgCAAGCTATATGATAAAGcatttcctgaaaaaaaaataactgtaaaAACCAAAACTGTTTTAACTCCATGGATGTCTAACGGGttactaaaatcttcaaaaagaaaacaaaagttatatgataaatacttgaaaaaaaaaacttataaaaacgaaatgacatataaaaattataaaaatatatttgaaaaaataaaaaggaactcaaaaaagctttattatgcAAAGCTATTAAGCCAAGCCACcggaaacactaaaaaaacatggagtgtaattaaagaaatattaggaaaaaatatttatgcgaGAAACATTCtgccaaaaaaaataacaattgataaaaacacaatttatgATAAATCAATTATTGCCGAAAAACTAAACAGCTTCTTTACTAATACTGGTCCGAATTTGGCATTAAAAATTCCTATGAATTCAACACCATTtgaatcttatttaaaaagttacgaTAAAGTCATGGATGAAcctaatttaaaactaattgaaTTGCAAACCGCCTTTTTTTGCCTTAAAACTAACAAAAGTGCTGGATTTGATAAAATTAACGTTAATGTTGTAAAAtcagtatataatataatagaacCCTCGTTATTTCACATATTTAATCTTTCACTTTAA
- the LOC100210875 gene encoding cyclin-F isoform X2, which translates to MVKTQSCLRNKSYRYASAPRMITRRRTSLPKKVHFLQLQDIKRTTNVLRSSAIRSLFMQAKSFDELPHEVVTLILTYFNAKDLIMLRCINRRFKELIDGNSTIWSQVSYQGLWPTSAQEESLFHRGASCSNIECLVKLGLSHLYHYNLISGSEKNEKLVKHNANLAAAYFCQLDTCIAPKKPITWMLIRPPWSNRSVCLKQAIQSQMLEMTSLSTNGAICYNIGRVLALESDIHSKDASKNFHMSSLDGCSHGAFQELLVQNTSDCDSGRKLQWFRDLKKCVQMKNQEASFMLANFYIVNKQKQCLREEEATSFCENLFSKNICIRYDKLETFQPKINSLMRCILVDWLAEVAYMKDMSHQVIHAAVQYVDRYLTTRVIERTKLQLLGITCLLLAAKSHYDPRPQLHILTVRESSWLTDQTYQYEDVVRMMGEIIATFKGDLWMPSSWDYLNLLQSFAEVSLQTKHLSHYLHDLSMLFTCFGSFKPSMLAASCIFLAGIILNNECPWLNCFEEYTGFVVKDVANCASLLYYKCILCPSIKDDRDLPLKSIKDEYSSEKYDCVAKIVVAQPFEIKHRILAADSNLTCISQDPFQFDIISMDETLNLSIKSIDYDGDCDEDSDAFSESFEETFCVGRTKSLSFVEEFSDDETMDADIKIFNKSMVEYNSYTPIYNNASGRITRLEKKWLSEGTFKDHMKSSEHNESLFFFPKNNSDKPPTNVKCFVSASRKRSNKRKTVSLTTDPIGKRTRSSRFRKN; encoded by the exons ATGGTcaaaa CTCAGAGTTGTTTACGCAATAAAAGTTATCGATATGCTTCAGCACCGAGAATGATTACAAGAAGGCGAACTTCTCTACCAAAAAAAGTGCATTTCTTGCAATTGCAAGATATAAAAAGGACAACAAATGTTTTGCGCTCATCTGCTATTCGAAGTTTGTTTATGCAAGCAAAGTCTTTTGACGAACTTCCTCATGAAGTTGTTACACTAATTCTCACTTATTTTAATGCAAAAGATTTAATCATGCTTAGATGT ataaatagaaGATTTAAAGAACTCATTGATGGCAATTCTACTATTTGGTCACAAGTAAGTTATCAAGGTCTATGGCCTACATCAGCTCAGGAAGAAAGTTTATTTCATAG GGGAGCATCATGTAGTAACATCGAGTGTTTGGTGAAGCTTGGTTTGTCACATCTATATCACTATAATCTAATAA gtggttcagaaaaaaatgaaaaattagttaaacacaatGCAAATCTAGCAGCAGCTTATTTTTGTCAGCTTGACACATGCATTGCTCCTAAAAAACCAATCACCTGGATGTTGATTCGTCCTCCTTGGTCAAACCGATCAGTTTGTTTGAAGCAAGCAATTCAAAGCCAAATGCTTGAAATGACTTCACTCTCGACAAATGGTGCCATTTGCTATAATATTGGTCGTGTTCTGGCTTTAGAATCAGATATTCATTCAAAAGATGCTTCTAAGAACTTTCATATGTCATCTTTAGATGGTTGCTCACATGGAGCCTTTCAAGAACTCTTAGTGCAAAATACATCTGATTGTGATTCTGGCAGAAAGCTTCAATGGTTtcgagatttaaaaaaatgtgttcaaATGAAGAACCAAGAAGCTTCGTTCATGCTTgccaatttttatattgttaataaacaaaaacaatgtcTTAGAGAAGAAGAAGCAACTAGCTTTtgtgaaaatttgttttcaaaaaatatctgcATACGATATGATAAACTAGAAACCTTTCAACCTAAAATTAACAGCCTCATGCGTTGCATTTTGGTTGACTGGCTTGCTGAGGTTGCGTATATGAAAGATATGAGTCATCAGGTTATTCATGCAGCTGTGCAATATGTTGATCGCTATTTAACTACACGTGTTATTGAGCGGACTAAATTACAACTACTTGGAATCACTTGTTTACTTCTTGCTGCCAA ATCGCATTATGATCCTCGCCCCCAATTACATATACTAACTGTTAGAGAATCATCCTGGCTTACAGATCAAACTTACCAATATGAAGATGTTGTAAG aatgaTGGGTGAAATCATAGCTACTTTTAAAGGTGATCTTTGGATGCCATCATCTTGGGATTATTTGAACCTATTACAATCATTTGCAGAA gttagCCTTCAAACAAAACATCTATCACATTATTTGCACGATCTTTCTATGTTGTTTACTTGTTTTGGAAG ttttaaaccaTCTATGTTAGCAGCTTCGTGTATTTTTCTTGCAGGAATCATCTTAAATAATG AATGTCCAtggttaaattgttttgaagaGTATACTGGCTTTGTTGTAAAAGATGTTGCTAACTGTGCTTCTCTTCTTTACTATAAATG tattctATGTCCTTCAATAAAAGATGATCGTGATCTACCTTTAAAGAGTATTAAAGATGAATACTCTTCAGAGAAATATGATTGcgttgctaaaattgttgttgCTCAGCCTTTTGAAATCAAACATAGAATTTTAGCTGCAGACAGTAATTTAACATGTATTTCACAAGATCCTTTTCAATTTGATATTATATCTATGGATGAGACTCTAAATTTAAGCATCAAGAGTATTGACTATGATGGTGATTGTGATGAAGACAGTGATGCATTTTCGGAATCATTTGAAGAAACGTTTTGTGTTGGTCGCACAAAGTCATTGTCTTTTGTAGAGGAGTTTTCTGATGATGAGACTATGGATGCAGATATTAAAATCTTCAACAAGTCTATGGTAGAATACAATAGCTACACTCCAATATATAATAACGCTTCTGGTAGAATTACTCGCTTAGAAAAAAAGTGGCTTAGCGAAGGTACTTTTAAAGACCACATGAAAAGTAGTGAACACAatgaaagtttgtttttttttcctaaaaataacTCAGACAAACCACCCACTAATGTCAAGTGCTTTGTCTCTGCTTCTAGAAAACGTTCTAATAAAAGAAAGACTGTGTCTCTTACAACTGATCCTATTGGCAAGCGGACGCGTTCTAGTCGCTTCcgcaaaaattaa